From the Lathyrus oleraceus cultivar Zhongwan6 chromosome 4, CAAS_Psat_ZW6_1.0, whole genome shotgun sequence genome, one window contains:
- the LOC127075091 gene encoding 2-methylene-furan-3-one reductase, with protein MSLSTTTSHLTILPSPLPSISPLSLRFSFTFRQNINHKTCPTTHLSSSSIKSTRFLVKSQSTTSPASSDTVKVISVPSEMKAWVYGEYGGVDVLKFDSNVAVPDVKEDQVLVKVFAAALNPVDGKRRQGKFKATDSPLPTVPGYDVAGVVVKVGSEVKEFKVGDEVYGDVNEKALEGPKQFGSLAEYTAVEEKLLALKPKNLDFAQAASLPLAIETAHEGLERTGFSSGKSILVLNGSGGVGSLVIQLAKQVFGASRVAATASTRNLELLKSLGADLAIDYTKENFEDLPEKFDVVYDAIGQCERAVKAIKEGGSVVALTGAVTPPGFRFVVTSNGAVLKKLNPYLESGKVKPIVDPKGPFTFDQVAEAFSYIETNKATGKVVIFPIP; from the exons ATGTCACTCTCCACCACAACTTCTCACCTCACCATTCTCCCTTCTCCACTTCCTTCAATTTCACCGCTTTCTCTCAGATTCTCCTTCACTTTCCGGCAAAACATAAACCATAAAACTTGTCCTACAACCCACTTGTCTTCTTCTTCAATAAAATCTACCAGATTCTTGGTGAAGTCTCAGTCTACTACTTCACCTGCTTCTTCTGATACTGTGAAAGTGATATCTGTTCCTTCTGAAATGAAGGCTTGGGTGTATGGAGAATATGGAGGGGTTGATGTTTTGAAATTTGACTCCAATGTTGCTGTTCCTGATGTTAAGGAAGATCAGGTTCTTGTTAAAGTTTTTGCAGCTGCTCTTAACCCCGTTGATGGTAAGAGAAGGCAAGGAAAGTTTAAGGCCACTGATTCTCCTCTTCCG ACTGTTCCTGGTTATGATGTAGCTGGGGTTGTAGTGAAAGTTGGTAGTGAAGTAAAGGAATTCAAAGTTGGAGATGAAGTGTATGGTGATGTAAATGAGAAAGCACTAGAAGGGCCTAAACAGTTCGGTTCTCTAGCTGAGTACACAGCTGTTGAGGAGAAATTGCTGGCACTAAAACCTAAGAATTTGGACTTTGCTCAAGCTGCTTCTCTTCCTCTTGCAATTGAGACCGCTCATGAAGGTTTGGAGAGGACTGGATTTTCTTCCGGTAAATCTATTCTTGTTCTCAATGGTTCTGGTGGAGTTGGAAGTCTTGTAATTCAG CTAGCTAAACAAGTATTTGGAGCTTCAAGAGTTGCTGCCACTGCAAGCACTAGAAATTTGGAGCTGTTGAAAAGCCTTGGAGCTGATTTGGCTATTGACTACACAAAGGAGAACTTTGAAGACTTGCCAGAAAAATTTGATGTAGTTTATGATGCCATTG GGCAATGTGAGAGGGCAGTGAAGGCTATAAAAGAAGGTGGAAGTGTAGTAGCACTAACAGGTGCTGTTACACCACCTGGATTCAGATTTGTGGTAACTTCCAATGGAGCTGTTTTGAAGAAACTAAACCCTTATTTAGAGAGTGGAAAAGTGAAGCCAATTGTAGATCCAAAAGGTCCATTCACCTTTGATCAGGTTGCAGAAGCTTTCTCTTACATTGAAACAAACAAAGCTACTGGAAAGGTTGTTATATTCCCTATTCCATga